Proteins encoded within one genomic window of Longimicrobiaceae bacterium:
- the trxA gene encoding thioredoxin, whose amino-acid sequence MQATESRKATVRCASCGKLNRVDVARAKDRPKCGHCGKPIALDRPLVLGDADFDRLVADAQVPVLVDFYADWCGPCKIMAPVLDQFARDRAGGLLVAKVDTDANPVVSRRFGISSIPTLILFRGGREAGRELGAIPRPRLDALVGPPLA is encoded by the coding sequence ATGCAGGCGACGGAGAGCCGGAAGGCGACGGTGCGATGCGCGTCGTGCGGCAAGCTGAACCGCGTGGACGTGGCCCGCGCGAAGGACCGGCCCAAGTGCGGCCACTGCGGCAAGCCCATCGCGCTGGACCGCCCGCTCGTGCTGGGCGACGCGGACTTCGACCGCCTGGTGGCAGATGCGCAGGTGCCCGTGCTGGTCGACTTCTACGCCGACTGGTGCGGGCCGTGCAAGATCATGGCGCCGGTGCTGGACCAGTTCGCGCGCGACCGGGCGGGCGGGCTGCTGGTCGCCAAGGTCGACACGGACGCGAACCCCGTGGTGTCGCGGCGGTTCGGCATCAGCTCCATTCCCACGCTCATCCTCTTCCGCGGCGGGCGCGAGGCGGGCCGCGAGCTGGGCGCCATCCCCCGGCCGCGGCTGGACGCGCTGGTGGGGCCGCCGCTTGCCTGA